The stretch of DNA ACAACAGTTGCTTTATGGCGTGCTCGCGGGTTGGTGTGACGTTCTCGTGAGAAACTCCGCCATCTGCTGAATCCGTGAGCATTTAAATATTCGTCAAAGGCCGCCTTCTTCCTTCACTCGAAGGACAATTCACCTATTTCTCTAGGGTTTtgctttctctctatttttttttttaaattcaagtCAAGTTAGTGCAGCTGAGAATTAGCTATTGTGCATTTGGCGTTCGAGTATGGCGGCGTTCTCTTCTTCGCTTATTGGATCTGCGCCATCGCTTGGTATCGATGTCGATGCACTCCATCCATCCGGTCTATCCGTGGTGTGTTACTATGTTGCTCGCTTTTTTCACGGGGTTTTTAGAGTTTGAACCGTCGAGAATgacgaaaatttgagagagcaCGGATTAGCTgtttttttttctaatatttttcatttctaGCTTTTTAAATCTGTGTTTTCTGCATTTATTTTTGTTGGATGAGTTTGAGAAGCTAATTTTCTGTGTTTTTTTTACATGATGGCTCGCATTTTTACCTAACATTGAATTGTGTTTCCGTTTTTTGTTAATATATCGAACAACATTCGCCAATGAAAAGTTAACGGATCTGATATGTGGCCGTTCCTACACCGCAAAATCGAGACTCGAGCAAATTATGGAATCTTTCCGTGATGGAAGATCGAGTGTATTGCTTTCAGAGTTTTCCTCCTACTAATAATATGATTTATGTTTCAAAAACATAGCTAGTGGATTGGAGATGCCATATCTTGTATTAATTGATGAAAGTTAGATGTACAATCCCGATCAACTGTCATTCGATCACCATAGTGGTGGTAATTTTACCTTGCTAATTTTCAGTTGTCAGATTGATTGTTTCTGGAAGTAGTACAGATTTGCTAGTGGATCTTGTTTAATTGTGACTAAACAATGCGAGTGATAGAATTTCCAGGACTAGATATGTTTTTCGGAAAAAAGAGAACAATTATTCCATGAACCAGCGCTCTTCGTTCCTGTTCCGTCTGTTTAAGTTGGATGAATAACGAGGTCATTGATATGTTGAGACATTTGATTAAACAACCTATTTTAGGTATCTTATGGGAGTTTTGGCGGCAATGTAAAATCAGTGAAGTTCAGATCCAGCATCGGTGGCACTAATGTTCAAGTTGATTCACATTCGTTACAGTTGAGTCAATAATCAATATTCGTCATTTGAAATGCTATTGGAAGCGTTATGACTTATGTTATCCTAAATTCATATGTGAGTAATATCCAAATGTACAGGAGGTTTACTGCACATGGGATTAAGCCTATTAAAGCAACGGCTACAGAAGTTCCTCCAACCATACCAAGTACATATACGGTCCTTGTATGTTTCAATGCTTTTGGATAACTTTTATATTCAGATCCTGACTAACTTTGTTGCACATTCGACTAATTCAGAGTCACGAGGCGGAGGGAAGACAAAGATTGGGATCAATGGTATGTATGGTAGTATTTTCCTGCTTTGCTTTGTAACCATCACCATATTATGAATATCTCTGAACTTTATTTTTTCTACCTaggaatataaatatttatgctTGAGTGTGTTATATCCATATGCTGCATGAATTCAATCACGATTAGAAGATATAGTATGTGTTTAGAAAACATTGTGGCCACACATGACTAAGATGGTTGATCCTGCAGGTTTTGGGCGTATTGGGAGGCTCGTTCTGCGCATAGCAACCCTCAGGGATGACATTGATGTTGTGGCAGTTAACGATCCTTTTATTGATGCTAAGTACATGGTTAGTGTGCTTGTTCTGCTTTCATGCATGTTCTTTTAATAACTGCTTTTATGAAATATGTAATCTCGATAATTGAGATGATGGATTTGGGGTGTTGACATTGGAGcctgattatatatatatacaagatcTCTTTCGTGGCCTGAAAAACAACTTGCTTACTCATGCATGTTTCTTACAATGAATCACATAAAGATCATGAGTGTGATATGCTGTTAACTTCTTTCAGGCATACATGTTCAAGTACGATTCCACTCATGGACCATACAAGGGGATCATCTCGGTTGCAGATGAATCCACTTTGGAAATAAATGGAAAGCTGATTAAAATTAGCAGCAAAAGGTATCACAACACTATCTGTGACTCGTTTAACCGTTTGAACCCCCATGCTAACTCCAATGTTTCCGTGTAGGAATCCAGCAGAGATTCCTTGGGGTGACTATGGGGCTGAGTATGTCGTTGAATCTTCTGGGGTCTTCACTACAATTGAGAAGGCATCAGAACACAAAAAGGTAAATAAGTAGTTAGCCTTTAACACCATCTTTTGTGTCCTAGTGAACAAATGTTCTCATTAGAGCTTGTATTGTAGGGTGGGGCAAAGAAGGTTGTGATCTCAGCTCCATCAGGCGATGCCCCAATGTTCGTTGTTGGTGTAAATGAGACTAAGTATAGACCAAGCATGGACATTGTTTCCAATGCTAGCTGTACGACCAATTGTCCTTGCTCCAGTGGCCAAGGTTTGACTGAAATCTCACAAAACATCGGATAACAAATAGCGATATCTCTTACAATTGGATAGTTTGATTTCATCAATAACTTTGACATCGAGAGAGTGTTAGCAAAAGATTAAAATTTATAGATTTtgaagaaatgagaaaaattcAGAAATGGATAGTGTTCGAAAATAAAATCGAAGAAGCTGAAAATTTTCAAGTTAGAGCGTTCGGTAAATACATTATTCTAATCTTTagctttttaataaaatacttaaaatatcatcatTTGAAGTGTTTGCGAAAGATAGGGTTTGATGGGGAAAGATTGTCCAGAAAATTTCTCATTTGTTAACTAAAATAACAGAATCATTTTTTAAGAATCAGAATCACCAGGTGACTAGTTTTTGGATTTTGATTAAATTAAGTAGAAGTTGAGGTTAAGAAACACAGAGCTGATTTTTTTAAGTGAGGTGAATAAACATTTCGTTTTTCAGAGATTGCAATCCATGTCCATTGGCAATTTATTCACCACGTCTGCACAATGTTTTTTACAGTAGTTATCCTTGACAGGTTGTACATGAGGAGTTTGGTATTTTAGAGGGTTTAATGACAACCGTCCATGCGACAACCGGTATGCATCGCAGCACTAAAAAACATTTGTAGACTAATGGCACATTTTAAAGCAACAGTTTGTTACACTGATTTTTGTTGACTTCCAGCCACACAGAAAACCGTCGATGGTCCCTCTATGAAAGATTGGCGAGGTGGTCGTGGAGCAGGGCAGAACATCATCCCTAGTTCCACTGGTGCTGCAAAGGTATGAAAACGTCTTAAAACAGTAAAGCCTTGTAACACCAACTTTTGTGACGTGTGGTTTTATCTTTTGACTGAAATTTTAGGCTGTTGGTAAAGTTCTTCCAGAACTCAATGGTCGGCTCACTGGAATGGCTTTCCGTGTACCTACTCCTAATGTTTCTGTTGTTGACTTAACTTGTCGACTTGAAAAGAATGCTTCCTATGAAGATGTGAAAGCAGCTATTAAGTATGTGAATTCTGTTTCAGGTTTTTGGCTTGTCTGTGTTTATCTGGTTTGAATGGAAGATGACTGATAATTTTCATAAAATgcttaattttgggtttaaaaTTTCAGATATGCAGCAGAGGGTCCAATGAAGGGCATCCTCGGGTACACTGAAGATGATGTTGTCTCCACTGATTTTATTGGTGACACTAGGTAAAAAATTTCCCTTCTATCACAATTTCTAATGTTCATATATAATCTCACTAGCATATTTACACCACCTCATtatctctttcattattttTAAGTCTACAGCTGTACATGCTATTTAAACTGATTTGTCACAAgttcgaaaaatattttcttttcaggTCAAGCATTTTTGACGCCAAGGCTGGCATAGGTCTTAGCAAGTCGTTCATGAAGCTAGTTGCTTGGTATGATAACGAATGGGGCTACAGGTACATTTTCTCTATTTGAATCTGTAGGCTACTCGGCGTTACATTTTGTGTACAATTGAATTGCATGTCTGGACCATGTCCCATGATATTTGTCGGGGACAAATGACAATGTCCTCGCTGACGAATATTACACCTACAGTTCCCATCTCTCACTCTGCATTGATTATTGATGTTCAATAATTGGGTTTCAAACTTGATCTGACATAAAAGTTTGCGGAAAAATTGGTATCATGTATGGAGGTacttttgaaaaaattagtattatgtttggaaatatttttgaaatggtGTTCGGATAAAACTTAAAAGTTGTGATATATGATGAAGTGATAGTGAAATGAAGAATGTATTAAAATAATGATCGGTTGAGAAAAATAGAGATAATGCAACTCGCATGAATGCGTAATAGTATGTTTTGAACCGTGAGATTTCAGATATCAAATAATGATTTaatcaaaaacttaaaaatttaaagtCCAAGGATTTGAGAATGACTATCTTGATCTTCGTTGTGCAGCAACCGTGTGCTGGATCTAATAGAGCATATGGCTTTAGTGGCAGCAACCAATAAATAGATGCTTCTGCAGTTTTATGTGGGAGCAACGAGAATTGGATGGGGGTAGCACAAAGTTTGCTGCTTTTTTGTGTCTGAAATTTTTTGTTCTATTTTATATCATAGAGGATTAGAATTCGAAGACAAGCCAGGGGCATCGAATAAGGTACTACTCCATTCATGTACGATTACTAGTTTAATTCTGCTCAAGATTTTCTATTTAACGATTGTACTTTATGATAAATTTCATGTGTAAGAGAATGAATGGTATCTCGTAAATTTTGCTGCTGGTTTACGCGCATTGAAGTAAAAGAGACGTTACATTGAAGCAAAAAAACTTGACCCCGTGAACCAGTTGGGTAATTTCAATGTCAGTTTATGGCTGTTTTGAGTATTAAATAATATAGCAGTTTGAGTATCCAATTATTCGAGGGTGCTAATTTGACATCAACAAAACATCGGCACAGTAATGAATTGAATTCGTCGATTCCCTTCGTAAAAAagaaatttctttaaaaaataatgTAATTTAGAAGCTAAAACTTCTGCTTTTAAAATTTATGCttctatttaaaaaaaaattaaaactagaCTGACATATACTCAAACAATAAAATCGCTTTCTTTTTTCttaataaaaatacttaaaaaatTAGACTTATATAAATGTTTTTTCAAACCATAACCTATCACTTCTGTATCCAAACTAATTTTAAGATTTCATCtcattttttgtttaaattgAAGGAAATCTCTCAAGCTGCAACTATCCGCACAGCTAGATAAGCTGTGTAGAATTAATCGGTTAATTAAGCGCTGGATTAAATTTCAAGTACTCTAAGATGGTGTTCGGTTTGAATAGTTTATAAATACGGATATCAAATCTTTGATTCAATACATCCTAGTCTTTGGATATTTTATGATACTGAACTATCGAGGATACTTGCGTGAACAATAATAATGATTTTAAATGCACATAATATCAGCATcattttttaagtttttttttaccaaatcTAATTATTCAATCTAAATAGACATATTTTATCTAATACAAATTTTTAGTGAGATACATTTATTTAGAACGACGTAGTGACACTTAACAGTTAATGTTAACAAAGCTACATTTCTTTACAGTGGTGAAAATCCACTCGGATTTACCAACAGACGCAGCCGTTTATTATAAAATCAAGGAATATTAAATGACCCACTGATTATAATAATTAGCATCTATGAATTTTTAAACATCAAACAAGCTACCCAGCAGAAAAAATTCCCACACACCGTGCGAGAAATTGCTTGTAATACAGTTAGGATATAGGATATTACCGAAAAAACGTGGTCCAAATCACGAACGGAATGGGGTGAGATCGAATTGAAAATGTTGCTTCCCCTTGCTAACCCTCTATGAAGACAAATCCATGTATGATATAAGGATAAGATTTTTGCCACATCACCAGACATCCAATCGATGGGAGGATAAAAAAGAAAATCTAAAACTAAACGCTTTCAAAAAATTATCCGCAGAACACGCATGAAAGATGATTCAGGGGGCAAGGAGTTCTTTTCGAAAAATTTGACAGGGAGAGGAACCAAAACGGGAGTATGACAGTGAGGACTGGTAAGAGTCGTCATGCTAGTTCAAACGTAAAAGAACTCAAATTTAAGTAAAATATACgacaataaatataaattaaagcccaccatatacaataggtacctaATCGTGAACATGAAAGGAGTAAGTCTAAAGAAACTTACAGCAATGGCTAGGAGTTCTTCCAACAGTTCCTCCAAATGGCGAAGGGGCTATAATAGCATAAATGAAACATGGGAAACAATTAAGACTGTTCCAACCAGCATACCTAATTTTGGATTGTTCTGCGGATTGAATTAAAAGAGCCTAAGAGATATTTCGAACGCATGAAACTTACCCACTGAGTTGGACCATCAACAGGAGCATTTAAAGGGTCGTCATGCACCTAGACAGATacattattataaaattaaaaaagcatACTCATCAAAAAGTAGATATTGAAATGCAAATAATTCGTATAAAAAATAACTTTCCCAGTGTATAGAAAAATTTTCACACGGGGAAACATATCCATGCCAGAAAGGATTCGTGCTATACTATATATAGCACGAACCAGGGACGTAGCCAGGAATTAAATTGACACTGGGCTGAATGATAGCCCTAGTAGCGACGGCTCTTCTAAAAATCGTCGCCGatctaaatcggcgacggttttgatTAAATCCGTCgtaaatcagcgacggtttttacaaaaccgtcgcgctatatagcgacggttagaACAAAACTGTCATAACtttagcgacggatttagtaaaaccgtcgctaatccatccgtttttttttttttgtactgggctatgggctaaaatttttaacaaattcaaaaattttagcgacggatatggtaaaaccgtcgctaatccgAAAATCTAACCTGGGCTACAGCCCACCTTAGCCTTTGCGGTGGCTCCGTCCCTGGCACGAAcactcttaatttttttttttgaagtatgGGACACGGATACGACACACAGATACACGTGTCGATACGGAAAATTCGATATCGTTGATTTTTTGCACGTTTGATCAGCCGGACACGCCATGAACACGGCGGGACATGTTTTTGTTTACGTTTcggaaaaaaaatgaatttttttgtcttttctttttaaatcaCTGCTCTAAAATTgtacattatatatatttacataaatgtgtttatatatTTCtacaatatatttaaataaatacgtATATCTCTACcgtttttaatattaatattaaatttatatataataataataataataataataataataattgtcaTATCATAACCGTATCGCAGTACCCGTATCCTATTCGGTCAGATACCTGTACCCATATCCATGCAACATAGGTGTTATACCTCCATAAAAATACCGTTCACTCCAACAGCTACTGCAGTCCTAGCAATGCAAGGTATGAGTTCTCGAAGACCACCACTAGCAACACCACCACCTTCCAGCTGTACAAATAATAGAAATGCTAATCATCAACGTGGCAACGAAGCTCATGGTAAAATAGAATGGTTGATATGCGAAGAGGAATGATACATGGCTTTCTTAGGTCATTTCTTGTGGCATAAAAATTCTTCATAAATCGTGTCATTGAAAATCATCTACGCAGAAATTcgattttatgaatttatgttgcATTATGTCATTAATAACTGCCTAGTGGCATGTATCTGGAATGATCACAAATTTTATGGCCGCGATTGGAAGGGAGAGAGCTTGCCAACAAGATCTAAGCATGTGATTTGGAAATAATCATTCTACCCAATGCAAACAATCCATGGTCGATGATTGTGCCAGTAAATGCAAATGTTGCCTGTAATACATACCTTCCTCCCAGCGGGTTGTTGTAGTGAATGTGTTATGTCGGCCACCTGAAACAGAGTTATTCAAATTAGAAACTACGAAGTAATAACGCACACACTTGCAGGAACAAGATGTGCCACAAAGGAAATGATTCTAGAGAATGTGTATCCTTAATGTGCCAAAGTAGTATCATGTACACAGATTCGAATGGTTTGACAGTCTTACAACGGGACAATTGGCCTCCCTTAACCACTCCAAATTTCGTGGATCAACAATCAAGTCATCTGTATAATAGACCAAGTGAAGTTAGTCCAATACTGTTATGAACATGTTAATTCCACTGTTTAGTTTCAATCGCAGAGCATTCTAAAATAATTTGCAAGAAACCTTTCTCCATCACAATCAAACAGTGTATTACAAAACTGAAAAGGTATTAACTTGTAATGCACGATTCAaagaaattttattggtgagaTCAGCTTCTTTTGTTTAGAGAAAAGATTTTGCAGGATCAAACCTACAGCAAACGTTCATATCCATCAATCACACATTCTTGAATATCTTAGCTGTTCATCTAACACCGGGTGCTCACGAAGTTAATGAACTTACTGTAGCCAAACATTGTGCCTCTCTCGCAAACCATAACATTTTCATTTCCGGCCATCCTAATCTTTTCAGCAGAGTTTGCCATGACCTACAAAACCAGCTGACCATAATACCATAGTGCTGAAAAATGATATCAAAATATGATCACTTTAGTTTGGAGGAAAAATGAAAAAACTGGGATGAAATTGCTTACCGAAGGAGCACAAAATTGCCCTTTCTTGATATTAATAATCCTCCCAGTCTTAGCAGCTGCAACAAGAAGATCTGTCTGTTCCAAGAAGCAAGAAATCCTATTTACACTGGTGGCATAATGGTGTTGAATTACAGGCTAGTGCTAAATATTACCAAAATTATGTACACTCGCAAGGAAGTAACTGGTTGTCCATCAAAGGAGAGTAAAATTTACCTGCCGGCACAAGAAAGCAGGAATCTGAATTATGTCAGCAACCCTGCCAACAGCTTCACACTGAAAAAAATCAGTTATTCAAGTAAGTACATACTGTTGAAAGAGATTAGCATGATACAATAAACATTCATGACAATCAGGAACTACAATGTCAAATCACGACTCAATCTGACAGTGGTCCACAAGACAGTCAGAAACATTAAGGAAATCAGATGCAACAGAGGAATGCAAGCAGACATCTTGCTGGAGCATCCCCTTACTCCAATCCAGGCCAATTGTAGCTCAAATAATTCAAATGCATGTGAGAATGGGAGAGGTGGCAGTAGTTCAGCTGCCGAAAAAATCCAGAAATGGTATTTCATCTAAA from Primulina eburnea isolate SZY01 chromosome 6, ASM2296580v1, whole genome shotgun sequence encodes:
- the LOC140834734 gene encoding 2-dehydro-3-deoxyphosphooctonate aldolase, with amino-acid sequence MESSTAFFNQLKTAEPFFLLAGPNVIESEEHILYMAKQIKAITSKLGLPLVFKSSFDKANRTSSKSFRGPGLSDGLKILERVKTTYDIPIVTDVHEATQCEAVGRVADIIQIPAFLCRQTDLLVAAAKTGRIINIKKGQFCAPSVMANSAEKIRMAGNENVMVCERGTMFGYNDLIVDPRNLEWLREANCPVVADITHSLQQPAGRKLEGGGVASGGLRELIPCIARTAVAVGVNGIFMEVHDDPLNAPVDGPTQWPLRHLEELLEELLAIARVSKGKQHFQFDLTPFRS
- the LOC140834733 gene encoding LOW QUALITY PROTEIN: glyceraldehyde-3-phosphate dehydrogenase GAPCP2, chloroplastic-like (The sequence of the model RefSeq protein was modified relative to this genomic sequence to represent the inferred CDS: deleted 1 base in 1 codon), coding for MAAFSSSLIGSAPSLGIDVDALHPSGLSVVSYGSFGGNVKSVKFRSSIGGTNVQVDSHSLQRFTAHGIKPIKATATEVPPTIPKSRGGGKTKIGINGFGRIGRLVLRIATLRDDIDVVAVNDPFIDAKYMAYMFKYDSTHGPYKGIISVADESTLEINGKLIKISSKRNPAEIPWGDYGAEYVVESSGVFTTIEKASEHKKGGAKKVVISAPSGDAPMFVVGVNETKYRPSMDIVSNASCTTNCLAPVAKVVHEEFGILEGLMTTVHATTATQKTVDGPSMKDWRGGRGAGQNIIPSSTGAAKAVGKVLPELNGRLTGMAFRVPTPNVSVVDLTCRLEKNASYEDVKAAIKYAAEGPMKGILGYTEDDVVSTDFIGDTRSSIFDAKAGIGLSKSFMKLVAWYDNEWGYSNRVLDLIEHMALVAATNK